TGAGGATCGCGTTCCATGCCTGCCCGATGTCGGGTTCGACAAAGACCGAAGGCGTGGCTGCCGCGCCCTCGCGGATTTCCGGCGTCAGATGCTTGGCCAGAAAGGCGCGGACCTCTTCGCGAAAGCGGCGTTCATCAGGGGAGAGTTCTAGGTTCATGGCCCCAATCTACGTGTGCAAAATGGTGACGGCGGAAACGCCGGGGGCGCCATAGACATGGCTATAGGCGGTGCGGGGCGTGCCGGGGACTTGTCGTCCGCCGCCCGCCCCGCGCAACTGGACGACATTTTCATAGACCTGACGCAGGCCCGAAGCACCGATAGGTTCGCCGCAGGCAAGGCAGCCGCCATCGGTATTGACCGGCAACGCGCCGTCGATGCGTGTGCGCCCTTGGGCAATCCATTGTTCCTGATCGCCATCGGCGCAAAAGCCGTTTTCGGCCATATGCATGATTTCGGCGCCTGCCTCGGTGTCCTGCAACTGGGCCACATCGATTTCGTCCGGCCCGATGCCCGCCTTTTCAAACGCGGCGGCCGAGGCGAGGCGCGTGGCGGTGTTGACCCCGCCGCCAATGTCGATGCTGGGGGCAAAGACCTCGAAGCTGTGCGCTGGGCGGGTGCGCATGGTGGCGGCGGCCAGATGGATCGGCCTGATGCCCAGTTCCCGCGCCTTCCTTTCGCTGGCCAGCAGCAGCGCCACCCCGCCTTCGCCGGGCGAACAGAACATATATTTGGTGAAAGGGTCCGAGACCATCGGCGCATCGAGGATGGTGTCGAGCGCCACCTCTTCGCGCCGCCATGCGTGCGGGGCATGCACTCCATTGGCAAAGGCCTTTTGCGCCACCAGCCCCAGCGTGCGGCGGCTGATGCCATGCAGATGCATGTAACGCATGATCTTGGCCGCGAAGAATTGTGTCGTCACCATATAGCCCGCCGCGCCATACCATTCGGGCAGGTTGTATTCGGCAGGCATCGCGTTGAACGCCCCGCGCGGATGCTTGTCAAAGCCGACGGCCAGCCCCAGTTCGAATTCGCCCGAGCGGATGGCCATTTGCGCG
The genomic region above belongs to Novosphingobium humi and contains:
- a CDS encoding thiolase family protein, whose product is MSAATNVCIIGIGIHPFGRTDGVSGLDQGAYAVRAALADAGVGWGDVQFAYGGSDAAGNPDTMVDRLGLTGVQFINVKNGCATGGSALFSAQMAIRSGEFELGLAVGFDKHPRGAFNAMPAEYNLPEWYGAAGYMVTTQFFAAKIMRYMHLHGISRRTLGLVAQKAFANGVHAPHAWRREEVALDTILDAPMVSDPFTKYMFCSPGEGGVALLLASERKARELGIRPIHLAAATMRTRPAHSFEVFAPSIDIGGGVNTATRLASAAAFEKAGIGPDEIDVAQLQDTEAGAEIMHMAENGFCADGDQEQWIAQGRTRIDGALPVNTDGGCLACGEPIGASGLRQVYENVVQLRGAGGGRQVPGTPRTAYSHVYGAPGVSAVTILHT